Part of the Drosophila kikkawai strain 14028-0561.14 chromosome 3L, DkikHiC1v2, whole genome shotgun sequence genome is shown below.
CAACGAGAATACAGGCAGTTGCTCCAACTCCGTGGAACCGCAGTTCCTGTGCTGCAATCCCACGGGAAGCACTGGCCAGGCCACCACCAGCGGAACCACCAGCGGAACCACCGCCAGCGGCACCACTGCCAGCGGCACCACCAGCGGCACCACCGCTGGAACTACCGCCGGAACCACAGCCAAGCCGGATGCCACCACCGGCACCACCGCTACCACGGCCGCGAAATAGTTCGaacagttttatattttatgtactGTAACATATATCCTTGCAATCaaataaagaacaaaaatACAAGAAGATGTAATAAACTGCAGAGAAAGGTGATTCAGTCTCCACTACTAGAGTCTCTTCTGATATTCTAGCCtttatgtacataaataagTCCTTAAAATGATATTGATTGAATAAAATCTGATCTAAAGTCACCTCCTTAGGAATCTTCTCTTCTAGATCCATTTTGAAATAGAAATCCAGCTGCTATACTtgttaacattttattatattataatattgttaccagaAAAAGGTACAGtagtgtatttattttacacacattttaaataaaactttccTAAAGGACATCTGGCTTTTCTAATATGTATTCTTACACTGCTACTTAGAAGATATTTTTGCTAAGcaaaataagtataatttACTAATTCGAACCTAAATGATAATGTATTAACACCTTAATTGTAAACTAACTTATACGTATCACAATTTATAGCTTAGAATTCTAGGATCTCCCCCCTCagaaattaaactaaataaagcTACCCCTCCTATAAAATCCCAACCTTGACAGTTAAATGAACTCAACAGGAAAATGTTGTGGTAGCTTTCAAGGAATATCTTTTAGACCAACGATAAAGTTGTCGCCGTACACATTGTGGTTActtcttttaattattaagttGCGGAACAGATATAAATGAACAGCGATAGTGTCTGGCATTGGTGGCCCaaaagcttaaatttaattaaagttggTAAGTTAACCAACAGACAAGATGTTACCCGCGTATCAGGccgaataaatataaaatttaatcatGTTCTTTATGTGTGTCTGCAATTCCTGAGAAGCGCGAGCTTATCTGCGGCCAATTTACGATCTAGATGGCCAAGTTTGAGGGGCAGGCCTATAAAAACCAGGCGCTGGAAAACCTACGACATCAGTCTTCGGCAACCTTTCGTTGGCCAATACAAGTTCCCGAGTTATCCGTTATTAACCAATAGCAATGACAGGCAAGTGTTTGAGGCCGATCCGATCTCCGAAATCCGCGGCTTTTGCTAACCTGGGAATTGTGATTTGCAGGAAAACTCCTTCtggcaacggtcctgtgcctGATGGGCGGCAGCGCCCTGGGCGACCAGATTCTCGAGGGCAACTACAACGTCACTGCTTTCTGCACCTCCGTTAAACCCGGAACCCAGCTGGGCAGCATTACGTCCTGCAACTACTACTACGTCTGCTCGAGCACCGGACCCGTTCTCACCCAGTGCCAGAGCGGCTATGCCTACGACTATGCCAAGAGCACCTGTGCTCCGGAGGGCCAGGTGAGCTGCTTCTGGGGCGTTGAGAACCCGTGCGCCGGCCAGAACGGCACCTGGGTGCCCAACACCGCCGTCTGCGGTGGCTACTTCTGGTGCTTGAACGGCGCTAAGGCAGGATCCGGCAATTGCAAGACTAACCAGAAGTTTGATTCGAGCTCAAGGCAGTGCGTCTGGGGTAGCTGCAACAGCAATCTGGTCGAGAGCGATGAGCCAAACCTAAGCAGCCTGTGCGAGGTGGTGCCACCCGGCGTCTACTTCGGCGATACTGAGAACTGCAACATGTGGAACTACTGCCTCAGCTCCAGCACTGGTGTCACCTTGATGACCGGCACTTGCACGGCGAATTCCAAGACTGTGAGTAATCtaccattttttaaattaagactTGAGGGGAGTAGATAGATTCAAGTTTAATACGATGTCTCAAACATTTTGTCGATTTACCAAACCACTTACCCTAAAGTATGCTACTCTACTTAGATGATATTATCCTTTAGCTACGATCAAACTGGGTCACTAATTGATCTTGCCTTCCTCTGATAGGCCTTCAACGTTAACACCGGAAATTGCGACTACGTCTCCACGAGCGTTTGCAGCCGTGTGACCGACAACCCGCTGAGCCAAGTCGCCGGCAGTTGCACAACGTCTGGCGCCGTAAAGCCCGACGCCACTGTTTGCGGACAGTACTATCAGTGCAAGAACCAACAGTGGGTCGGAGTGGCCTGCCCCACCAACTACTACTTCGATCTGACCTCTAACCTCTGCCAGCCGCGCCAGACGGCAACTCCAGTTGCGGGCTGCAATCGTTGCCAATATGCCGACACGAAGTGGGTGAACGCCGTCGATGACAGTAACTGCGCCAACTACTATTTCTGCAACAGCAACGGCATTGGCAGCCCGGTCTCGTGCCCCACCTCCTACTACTTTAACGAGCAGATCCAGGGTTGCGTCTCCGACGACACACTGTCCACCTACGCATCCACCAACGGTGCCTGCAAGGGAGCCACCGCCGCTGATAATACTAGTACAACGGTTAAGGACGATGACGCTGGCACTGGCGGCGACACTGGCACCGGTGGCGATGATGACACTGGTACCGGTGGCGATGATGACACTGGTACCGGTGGCGATGATGACACTGGTACCGGTGGCGATGATGACACTGGCACCGGTGACGATGATgacactggcactggcaccgAGGACGACGATGCGGCTGGCAAAGCAATTAAGCACTAAGCGAGGAGGCTGCTCCAGCAGGTACGGAAATGGAACTCAACACAGGACAATgtgcaaagaaaataatacccttaaatctatatatttttaccatGTAGTATTCAGTTTATATAAATCGCAATAAATCGATGTTCGCAAGCAAATGATTTGATTGTTTCTGATAAGTGAGCAAAGCCCTATTTCGATAACGAGTTAGGAAACACCCCAGAAAATAGAAAGCgtgaaagaaaaagaaaacaagtcAATAAATTGTGTTCATAAGCAAATGACACGATTACCTATAATTGGGGTCTTAGGGAAACTCCAGTTAATTGATTGCAAATGGCTTTTGTACCCTCACCAATTTTAGAAAAGAAATGAATATTTGTgatgattaatttatttaaatatgtgGCATTATCAGTGGTCGATCTGCcagatatttttagaaatgaaCATGTAGTTTTGTCCACACTTGCTTCTTTTATAGAACCTTATCTTAgggaattctttaaaaaaacagCAGAACATTCAAATATCACTGATTGCAAACACAACTTTTCGATTAGCCTTTGACAATAAGGGGCACACCCCTGGGATCGACCTTATAAAAGGGTAGGCAATTAAAGGCCCGAACCACTAGCATAGGAATTTTGGAGAAGCAAAGAACCAGCATCAGATTGAAACTTAAGCAAGACATCACTACCATGCAATGCTCCTGGGCATTAGTTTTGGGACTGAGCATCGGCTTCCACTTGGGAGCGGGTCACTCCGTGGACAGAAGTTGGGAACTGCCAAAAGTTCGGGTTACCGTGGGTGATATTAGCCATGTGAgtatgaaaataaaacacGTATTTCTAtgatttaagcttaaaaataataatagtcgaagttttgttgaaattttttaatttgtattaataatattcttaGAACTATATTTTGTTCATAATGTTTTTTATCCATCTGATGCCTCTTAAACTAGTTGGAAATTTTAGAGCTTAAGAAGTGCCCGTGCTTTGAGCGGAAAttcttattcttttttttctgcacacttaaataaaaacatttttctatatttaaaaaaatccccCTAGAAATTCCCAACTTGTTCTGGCACCCCTGGAATGGAATTTTTGTTATAACATTCATATGTGCTATTGAATATTTAGATATTCTATAAAGAACACTGTATTaaggaatattttattaaattaaagggcTTATTCCCTCTTTTAGATCTGCGTAGGCAGGCAGGAGGGCGAGCTGGTGTCCCATCCGTTAGACTGCAATGGCTACTTTTCGTGCTCGCGTGTACCCACGTTGCTTTATTGCAACCAGGGACTCCACTTCGATAGCGAGCGTAGGATCTGCGATATTCCAGAGAAAGCCAAGTGCCGGCCACGCGATACTAGTAGCAACGAGCTAAACTGGTGGTCGTCTCACAAGCCGCGTCCCGTCTTCGTGGCCGTTGATGTGGTTAGTGGCCAGCCGGTGAATCCCATGGAGAAGTACGATCCGGAGCATATGGAATGCCGGCACTACGGAGCCTACTTCCTGCCCCATCCCACAAATTGCCGGCTGTACTTCATCTGCGCCTACGGCCACCTGCACCGTCATCAGTGTGGGCATGGCACCTGGTGGAACTTTGAGGTGTCCGAGTGTCAATTGGGCAATGAGGTCGTGTGCTACGGCGACTCTCGAGTTCCAGAGCTCCTAACGGATATACAGACGCCGTTCATTGAGGGCACCACCACACCCAGCAGCGATGCTCCTGTGACCGTCTGCTACATCGTCGGATCAAGTGGAATCAGCACCTTGCCGCAATTCACGGGAATGGAACCAGAGGTCAGCGAAGTCACTGTAGCCGTAGAAGTGACTCCGGCGACGGCAGCTTCACCGCCGCGTGCCGAGTCCACCACTGCCCTGACCTGTCCATCTACCATGCAGAGCTACATGTCGCATCCGGAGGACTGCAGCAAATACTACATTTGCATCAGCGGCATGCCGGTGCTGACCTCCTGTCCCAAGGGCCTCTTCTGGGACCAGAAGTCCGGCTACTGCGACATGGAGAAGAAAGTCAAGTGCTTCCAGAAGTGATTAATAAACAGCAGCTACAGTTCGTTTAATGGAGTttcattttaaacaattttaatattaacaatTTGGGAAGTGTTCTTAcgaaaactatttaaatttatttaaaatctggCGCTTAAGAGTAgactatataatttaatagttGTTCAGAGTTTGCACATagccaacaacaataattCAACGAATAGCtcttttacaatatttattaaaattttattaaatatatattttatttatatttctcaaGAAGTTATAAAAACCTTTTACAGACTcctaattaacaaattaaacagaaaaaaCCTACAAAGATTTTCATTTGCTTTAACTTACATTCCAAATTGAACggacagtttttttttaataatattaaaaaaatatatataatgtttaTGTATTTcacaaatcatttaaaattatttttagagaACTGTAGCCATAGTAAGTCTCTGCCATATAATGTTTCTTCGGTGAGCAACTTCGGGGGTTTCCTTCTCATTCTTGTCGGATCGCCAGGGATAGTCTTTTACACCACTCACAATTCGTTGCCAAAGTGTTAGGGAACTTGGCTCGGATGCTTCTCCCTTGACACCTTCAGCAGAGATGCTACTGACCAAGAGCAGCAAAAATACGCCACAAACAGCAAAGATAAATCCGTTGGTTGATCGCATTTTGAGGAAGGCATAAAAAAGACTGATCTGGTTAGATATTATCATCTTGGCTACATGTCGAAATTCTAAATCTTAtcaatagaaaatatttgaatacgCTGGGAATTGCTTTACAGCAGATGACCCGATAAGATAGCAAGCATGAGGCATACGTTGTATAAAAGTTAAGTTCAGCCTAAAAGTGATCACCGTAAAATCTCTACAAAGGTTATTTTACAAATGTGGAGAATTGAAAAGTTTAcatgtaaaataatataatattttgtaataatattttaagatttaatagAAACTATTCAGTCATAGAATGGTCTTAAGATAGTACGAAAAGtttactataaataaattttgagtataattgtattttttctacaaataccAAATCTAGCTTTTTccgagtttttcttttttaacaaACTTAAACTCAGTTTTAAATGGTATTGCCTTAGTTTAGATATAGATTAAATTACTTTGTAGAAAATTGTTATcaatataacaaataaaataattagttaaaaaACTTGTCTAAGGGTCAAAGAAATTAATATCTTATGGAACTTTGAGTATCTATATAATGTATAGAAACTACAAACATCTTCAGATAAGAAAACAATATTTactatttctaaatatttgtaCGAATTTCTGTGGTCGCTTTATTTATAGGGAAGTAAGCTCggaaaaatctaaatatttgCTGAATACTGTGACTAATGTGTGTTAAACAAATTCCTTAAATGGCCATCATATTCCCAGTATTGTTTGTGAGCTAAACACACTCAATAGCATTTtacaaaacaattttaatttttttaataactgCCAAAAGATATCGTTAACTTATCATAAGGTAGGTCAAGGAAAAGAGACTGCACCATGGGTCTTTTCAGGTATTGAACTTTattcaaaaattcataaatgaTGTCATTTCATTCCGCTTAACGAATTTTGAAAGATTGTCCCTGATCTCTGCGCACATTCATCCGATCCATTCATTCATAAATTATCCATAGATCAAGTAGGTCTGCGCGATTATGCTGCGaatatatggtttatataACATATATGCTTAGCCTCATGTGTTTTcgcttaatttaaatttatcttCTAAGCGGCCGAGCTCAATTAGGGCCGGTTCTTTGCTGCTCGCAGCTCAGGCTAATCGGCGAGCTGTCGTCCAAGTAATTAATTCAGCCGTCTCTCTGTTGGCCAAACTCGTTGGTCGAACTCGGAGTCGCGTGACtcattatatatacatatgttatATCGCGAAATGGCGAACGGAACCAAAATTGTGTTTGggcaaagtaaataaataaagacttTGCTGCGATCGTCGAAAGGGGTGATTCCAATTAAAATAGGAATAATCGGCCGTTGTATTTCAATTAAGTTTACAcatttataaaacaaacaaacgctTATTATATTTGTGCTAATAAGATCAGTGCAAGTTATCTGTAAGATCGATGCCCTCCTGTCGATTGAgcaatttgtattaaattacGGACGCTGATTAATGGACTCCCATATCAATATTGATTCAACGAAGGCTAAATTGACTCGCCCActgttatatttatacattttaccTTGAACTCTATAGGAAGGGTATGAcctatattttctaatattgcgattttcctatttttagtttttaaggtAATGTTGTTATGTTAAAATAGAAGGCATATCCGTGCttaatgtgtattttaattgaaaaatcatttttatttccaaaagCTGCAACTcaataaatactttaatttattttggaatTCAGACATCCTATTTTTAACACGTTCCAACTAATGgaaatagaaattttaatgCGCTTTTGACCgccacaaaaaaatttatttttgagctGCCAAGCTAACGGCgcaaattcaaattgaaaGTCAAGTTCAAATCCGCTTCTGTTAGCTTGTCACGCCCTTCCTGCTGCGAATGAATTAATAAACACAGATGCGGGAGAAAATCTAAATACATTTGTGTCTCTGAAACTACAAGTAGTTTTTATGACAAGTTTctcatttgaatttatattaattaacaaGATTCAAagctttttatataaattataaatatattttttaataagaatttACTTAtccaatttacaattttaaagaggattttaaaaatattattcacttcatttttaaaatattgctttaaaaactaaaataagaaTTACATGAGTAATTATTGTTGATCacgtaaaaatttaaaactcaaattttaacttaatttatttggaCCTAAAATGTTTCCCATTAGTGTTTACACATAAATACCTAAATAAAGAATGTTACGTATGGGCTTAAATAACACCCTGTACGCGACAGCTGATGTCGCGCCGCCGCATTTAAAGAAGACAGGCACAAAACTTTAagagagcaggagcagaagatGCACTGCGCTCTTTAGAAATGACTAATTCTCTTTGGAATTCAAAAGGCGGTTTTAGATGATCACAGTGTTGCCCACTTATGTAGATTTTTTCagaccttttttattttatatatataaatcatgCAATTTAGTAGGTGGCTgatttaatgattttataaaaacaaattttatatatttttttaaatcggtTAGATATTTGGACAACATTTAAGTGTCCCCTTCGTCATTTATTAATACTAACTataaaggaagctaacttccgcacgccgaagtttgtatacccttgcagattggttttgatgtttatattataaatgtaaatgctgaaaaaacacacaaaacagggtttcattacattttacctatatttattatgtttacagtttgacagttaaagttttacattcctagctttacattttccctacatttaccgatcgcttctatggcagctatataatatagtcgtcagattttcatgaaatttttatcgaaattctgaaataatataaaatggccatatctatggtgcgaaaatgttgaaaaacggCCAacttatactttttttttccaaaaattgatcgaacatttgtatggcagctatatgatatagtcgtccgatccggcccgttccgacatatatagcagttagagtatatagaagactatatgcaaagtttcattcagatagcttcaaaactgagagacgagtttgcgtagaaacggacagacggacgggcggacagacggacatggctagatcgactcggctgttgatgctgatcaagaatatatgtacatatatactttatagggtcgaaaaggtctccttcactgcaaacttctgactgaaattataataccctgcaagggtataaaaataaagactttaaaataataataacatatttttatttaaaaagagcatttatttttatacttgTTAAAAGTACTAGTTAGTGCTGTTTGTgagtaaatgaaaaataaagcgAGAGCGGAAGAGCCATTTTGTGCTCTCTTTGGAAATGAGCAACTCTCTTTTGATTGTCGCTCTTGTTGTTTCGGCTGTGACGATCAGTCTCTTTCAAAAGCTAACACCGCGCGGAGTTCTTTTTTCCGCGTCGTTCgtagttttatttttcctttattttgttttccttaatttaaatttcatttctttCGCGAGTGACGACATATGGCGATCTGAGCACATAATAAACGTCGAAATAGTGCtgattttgttattgttgttggcaAAGACACGCGTCGCGGTCGCGTCGCTTTTCCGCGTGTCTTTTCGCGGGCGCCATCGCCACCTGAGAATCGCATTTGGAAAGGCAACGGCAACAGCTGTGgcgcaaaaatatatgtacccAAGTGCAAAAAGGTGTTGTTTaatagaaatttaataaacgaaaaggTAGAGTCAAATTAAAAGTGCAAAAAGGCAGAGAGAGCGGTGCGTGTGTGTTACAGTTGGAGAGAGCGCTGTTCTCTTTCTATATATTGCGCAAGCAGAAAAGAGAGCGCACTACAtgcttgtttttatataaaccCCCCTTTTCCGTGTACATATAGGAATGTGcgtgaaaatatataatttattagatTATTTTTACCCGTATTAGAACCAAAAACAAAGGCGTTTCGAAGTGCAATTTCTGTGTGGCAAACAAAGATCGCTCCAAACTCCAAAAAATCGAGCAAGGCTACCCGATGTGACAGTGTTAGTGCCGAgtgttcgtgtgtgtgtgaagaGCGCAAGCGTCGCGTCGCAATGCGAATGTTAATGAAAAACACAAACCGATGAAAATCGACGGCAGCTAAAAAAATCACAACATTAtcacaacaaacaacaatagcaacaataGCAGAAACACACAAACggcagccacaacaacaattcGGCAAACGGAAACTACGGCAGGCAGGCAAGTtcatcaaaaatatataaaaaacggCACAGCGACAGCGCGCCGCTCACGAAATTAACTTAAAAGCTGATAAGACTCGAAGGGTAAATACTCGAATTGCCAACTCTTTGCTCTTTGCCAAGTGCCGCCGTCTCGCTCTGGCTCGTATCAGCTGGGCCATATACAATAACGGTCGGAACTAGCCGGTATTTAATGCCCTGCACTCGACGGGCCACGGTAATTATCGCCTTCAAAATCAGCTGACGGAAAATGCAAACTTATTCTAATAAGGGGTCTCGTATTAGGAAAACAGATGCAGGGAATAAATAGCtaattgtttttgtattaaaaaatctaatttattttttaaaaagtgtttttgtCATCGTTATAATTCAAAAGCTAGCAGTTTGGTTATAATTGAAATGACTTTATCAAAAAAGATAAAGGTAGGCTGTCAATTTTAGACTCTTGAATTTAAGTTCAACTACAAGTTGTATCTCAACAATTCAAAGACCTAAAGCAGAGATGGTACTTGTATATTTAAACTTCAAAGATGTTccgttaaattttaaatttcttaaagatTTTACCTAAGACTTAAAAAAGGACCTTGTTATTTCGGGTTTGTAAGCTTATATCAGGCTCACCCTTCCTTGAGATTTATAGTGAGTTTGCGCTTTATTTGATAAGTAAGTGCGTTTATCTGTACAGTTGTGTTTGAGCTACAACTTGAACTAACCTAGTACACCTAATAGACACTCTTAAGGTCTGGCAGATAAATGTGTGGACACGTGCTGGAGATGGCATTATCGCCCGCTATCAAAAGCGCTTAATCTAACAAGTACGTGAGAGGCAAACAACCTGGCTGGGCGCGGATTTATGTAACTTGCATATCATCATCAAAGTGACAGTGCTGAGGCCAATTTTCATTGCTCCAAATGCCTTATCACATGGTACTAGCATAATGCACCCAAAAACATTTCCAACTCGGCCATTTTGCGGCGCAATTCGCTTTGCTTTTGGGCTCAAACAGCTCATAGTTCGATTCGTCTCGCAACCGGTTTGGGGTTCCTGCAACTTACACTCATCTCGTATTGGAAAACATCTCACAGGAACTCTATGCACCGAGCCATCAATCAGTGGCTACAGTCTAACTTCTGTAACTAGAACTTGCACTCACATTTTACGAATTTGTGGAGTACCAAATAAACATAATCCTTAAGGCAGGGTCTGAGCTCTAAAGTTCATAACAAAAATGTCATAAATCTCCAAGCAtgtgtatattttgtttttctaaacCCGAAACCGGAAGAAACTTAGTTTCGACCGAAAAACTCTCAAGGGAAGGccatttacaaaaatttaacagaatatattaattatgGATAGGAATTTAGGCAACGTATTTCTTtccaataataattttattcggattaataaatttatatacgTTATACTGCTAGTTTTGAATTGATAATTCAgcaaacattaaataaatcaaatattacagaaaataatattgaaatgtTTCACATTTTTAAGTTTCTATAAGTGGCGTTTCGATTTATTGATGCTCGACTGTGCTTTCCTATAAGTATGTGCACTCGGACAACAATGCGTCGTCAATGAAAGCCGCAAACTGGTTTCGGCCTAGGAAAATCAACGCAAACAGTAGTGCCAAGTTAGCCGGTGAAAATGCAGTGAGCTCGACTGCCTCATACCCCAGCACTTCCAAGTGCATCTTAAATATCACGGTATTAATTTCttagtaaacaaaaagaatcgCGCCAGAAGGGCAcccaaaatacaaatattgtaaacaattttaatgagcGTTATGGataacatatacatatagagCAATATTAAATTTCCGTGCACAACAATTAGAATTTGCGCGAAATATAATATTACTGGGGGCACGTGTTTAAGCCAGGTTTTGAAGAGCTTAGCATGGCTTTTTCGCTTTTGTTACTTTTAAGAATGTAATAATTAATAGTGCAGGAAACACATACAAAATCTAAACCCCAGTATTCATATTTATGAATAACTTTTGATAATGCAGTCTACTAAAAAACATACAGAAATTAAGACATGTTTGCGAAATAGTCTTACATATCTTAATGATCCTTTTTTAAGCCCCTTTTGACTTTTAAGTTAAATCACAGGGCACCAACCTTCCTTTAGACCTGCCTTCCGTAAGGTTGATTACTTGATTTGTTTGCCTAGTGAAACTGCCGCCTGCCACTCTCTCGTTACGCCAGCATATCGATTGTTTGGAAGGTAAATTTGATCAGTCAATTGAAAAGTTAAGTCTGCATTCGTAATAGTCCACGTCCACCCTGGAGTGAACTCTTTGACGACGAATAGCAAACAGAAGCAACCGGCCAGTGCTAAGGTAAGGCAATACTCGATCGGGGAGATAAAGACGGAGAGGCGAAGCGAACTCTGC
Proteins encoded:
- the LOC108075016 gene encoding peritrophin-48, encoding MTGKLLLATVLCLMGGSALGDQILEGNYNVTAFCTSVKPGTQLGSITSCNYYYVCSSTGPVLTQCQSGYAYDYAKSTCAPEGQVSCFWGVENPCAGQNGTWVPNTAVCGGYFWCLNGAKAGSGNCKTNQKFDSSSRQCVWGSCNSNLVESDEPNLSSLCEVVPPGVYFGDTENCNMWNYCLSSSTGVTLMTGTCTANSKTAFNVNTGNCDYVSTSVCSRVTDNPLSQVAGSCTTSGAVKPDATVCGQYYQCKNQQWVGVACPTNYYFDLTSNLCQPRQTATPVAGCNRCQYADTKWVNAVDDSNCANYYFCNSNGIGSPVSCPTSYYFNEQIQGCVSDDTLSTYASTNGACKGATAADNTSTTVKDDDAGTGGDTGTGGDDDTGTGGDDDTGTGGDDDTGTGGDDDTGTGDDDDTGTGTEDDDAAGKAIKH
- the obst-F gene encoding probable chitinase 10, which codes for MQCSWALVLGLSIGFHLGAGHSVDRSWELPKVRVTVGDISHICVGRQEGELVSHPLDCNGYFSCSRVPTLLYCNQGLHFDSERRICDIPEKAKCRPRDTSSNELNWWSSHKPRPVFVAVDVVSGQPVNPMEKYDPEHMECRHYGAYFLPHPTNCRLYFICAYGHLHRHQCGHGTWWNFEVSECQLGNEVVCYGDSRVPELLTDIQTPFIEGTTTPSSDAPVTVCYIVGSSGISTLPQFTGMEPEVSEVTVAVEVTPATAASPPRAESTTALTCPSTMQSYMSHPEDCSKYYICISGMPVLTSCPKGLFWDQKSGYCDMEKKVKCFQK